From the genome of Dehalococcoidia bacterium:
CCCCGGAGGAGAATCAAAAGTGAAGCAGTGCCCACAGGGGCTTGACGGCTAACTTCAAGGGATTAGGAAATGAACAGCTTGATTAAAACCGGATTTGACGCGTTTGGCTGGCATCAGTTGGTAATGGTTTTCGTCGCCTGCCTTCTTGTATATCTTGGCATCAAGAAGAAATGGGAGCCTTTGCTTTTGATCCCCTTAGGATTCGCTATCCTTTCGGTTAACCTCTTCGCCGGACTGGTGGATGCCCAACTCGATATCAAGGCCCCGGTAAATGGGGAAGTCACCTATGTGAGCCCCAAGTTGCAGGAACTGGAAGAGCCGGATGATGATGTCAAAGTTGAGGAAGGATCGCTTCTATTCCGGATAACCCTTCCGGATGGAACGGTGCAGGACATCGTGGCCACAGAAGACGGAAGGATCAAGAAATCCGATATCCACGTTGCAGTCGGTGATGCAGTTTATGCCCATGACCCGTTGGTCAGGCTGACACAGGTTTCGGTGCTGGCCGAAGGGGCAAGTGCAACCGGGCTCTTCTCAAGAATATTCGAGTTCGGTATTGCGAACGGAGAACTGATCCCGTGTCTGATATTTCTGGGGCTGGGAACTTTGACTGATTTCGGGCCTCTTATTGCCAATCCCAAGATGCTGTTTCTTGGAGCAGCAGCGCAGGGTGGGGTCTTTATCGCCTTTTTTGCCGCTCTGGCTGTGGGGGAAGGCTGGCTGGGATGGACGGACTTCGGAATCAGGGAGGCGGCTTCGATCGGGATAATAGGCGGAGCTGACGGGCCAACGACGATCTTCCTCACCAGTAGATTATCTCCGCAGCTCTTGGGAACTACTGCGGTGGCTGCCTACACTTATATGGCGATGGTTCCTCTCATCCAGCCTCCCGTTATCAGGCTGATGACAAGCAAAGAAGAACGAGCGATATATATGAAACCGCAACTGAGAGAGGTTTCACGCCTGGAAAAGATACTCTTTCCCTTCATCGGTGCCATTGCGATCATACTGCTGGTTCCCGAATCGGCTCCGCTGATTTCTATGTTCATGTTCGGGAATCTGTTGCAGGTTTCGGGAGTGGTTGACAGACTGGCCAAAACAGCGGGCGAATCATTCATGGACATCCTCATCATATTCCTGGGCATCTCCGTGGGAAGTATGATGACGGCGGAGAATTTTATCAAGAGGGATACCCTGATTATTTTCGGACTCGGAATCTTTGCCTTTGCTTCTGCGACTGCAATAGGGATTATATTTGCCAAAGTGATGGGCAAGTTCTCCGAAGAGCCGATAAACCCGTTGATCGGGGCCGCTGGAGTTTCGGCGGTGCCGATGTCGGCTCGAGTGGTGCAACGGATGGGGCAAGAAGCAAACCCGCGCAACTTCTTGATCATGCATGCGATGGGGCCAAATGTCGCCGGCGTAATCGGTACTGCGGTGGTTGCAGGGGCATTGCTGGGCAAGATAGGCGGCTAGCATAGGCCCCGATGGCGTGTTTCCCACTTTCGATGGGGAAACGTTCATACTGGTCTTTCAGGAGACGATCACACGACTCGCCCCAGCCGATGTGAAGCTGTATTTTGGCTGATCGATCCAATCCCATGGCGTCCAGCACTATAGCAGAGTTCACCTCCAATTACCGAGCGTCAACCTCTCACACGGTCAGGCGGTAAAGGTCCATATGCATCAGCCCTATTCTTTCAGATATGTGGAAACCTGCCTGGCTGGTAAGGCCTTGAATGACATCAGGGCTCAGCCGATCCTTCAGAGGGGGACCGTGCTCCTCTTCCCGATATGGCCACTCCAGGACAATCACTCTCATCCGGGCAAGTCGCCTGGCTTCCTTGAGCGCCTTGAGCGGATCATCTGCCTCGTGGAGAAGGTGTCCCAGAAACACCAGATCAAATGAACGGTCCGGATACGGAACTGCTTCGGCCGCAGCTTCTACAAACTTGGCCGACGACACGTAACTTCGCGCAATGGTCAGCATCTCCGCACTGGTGTCTATCCCGGCCACCTCCAGTCCGATCCCCTCAAATGCCTCGGCGAACACTCCGGTGCCTGTTCCGATGTCGATCATTGACCTAGGTGCCAATCCCTCGATGCTCAATCCAACCACGCGGTCTATCTCCAGCCGGGCCATCCTCTCGGGAGAACGCAGCCGGTCCGGGTGAGCGTGAAAACGGCGCGGGTGCATTTCAGCTTCTGCCATTATCTCATCTCCGCTGGCCGAAAGAGTTTTCTTAATGGTGGACTGCGATACTCTGAGTCAACCTCAGCAAATGGGGCGACTTCCTCAACGAGGAAGCGATTCATCTGCTTCTCAGCAGCCGGGTTCCCCCGGATGGCCGCAGCAGCTCTGTCTCTTCCATATTTTGGTGGCGTTGTTTCTGAAGAGCAGGTATATTTTTCGATGAAAGGGGATGGGAGCTTTCATGTTGGTGAAAAAAGCTCGCAGACTTGGCATTTTCTCATTCTCCTTTTCTAATTGAGTCAAGTGCTGATTGAGGGAATTCACCCCCCTGGCCCCCACTCTTGGGGGAAGCAGGAAAACTTGGGGGACACCCTTGAACCCCCGATCTCGGCCGAGGGCAGGCCCCTGGCAGGAAGTGTCCTGCACCACTTAGTGAGAGGTCACTCAATTCTCATAGATCGAATTGTCGGGCAGAAAACACTGCGGATCAACGGAAAGGAAATCGCCGGACCACGCATAGGCGATGGCCCGGCAGCCGCGGCAGTTGGCCCATCGGCGGCAACTCCGGCATCGGCCGGTATATCGATTCTTGTCCCGGAGAGCCTCCAGTACTTCCGAAGTAGCCCATATCTCGCGCAGAGAATCCCTTCTCAGATTGCCTATGCCGATATCGAGCCGTCTGCAGGGCATTACGGTTCCATCCGGCATCAGCGTTATGCCGGAGACGCCTGCGGCGCAGCCCCCCATCGGAACATCAGAGGTGACTGGATCAGAATCCTGCGATTGCATTTGCAAGGCCAACGGGTCCCCCGATACCAGCTTGAGCCCATCCGGATTGAGGGAAAACAGCATTTCATAGAGGGACTGCACGCGGTTCGGGGTGAGTGCCTGGTCATAGAGCGCCCTGCCCCTTCCCCAGGGAACCAGCCTCGAAAACCCCAGTTTTTGCACGCCTGCGGCCAGCGAGACATCCACCAGCGCCATAAGCTCATCGGCATTCAGCAATGAAAGCGTTGCATTCAGGGTGACCGGTATACCCTCGGTGACAAGATTGCGCACACCCTCCAGCGCTGAGTCAAAGGTTCCTCTGCCCCTGATCTTCTCGTGAATCTCTCGCGGCCCTTCAATGCTTACCTGAACCCCGGAAACGTCCAGCTCGCTCAGGCGTCTGGCAGTCATGGGATCGATAAGGGTGCCGTTTGAGAGGATGCTGAACTCAAAACCGTGTTCCCTGATAGCGGAAAGGATATCGAACAGATCGCTACGCAAGAACGGTTCGCCACCCGTGATGGTCAAACTGGGGGAAAACGCCATGTTATAAGCTTGCGACCATGCCTCGAACATCTGGGCGATCTCATCGAGAACCCCCAGAATCTCGGGAAAGGACATCTCATCGGTATCTGGACTGGATTGATAGCAGTGCTTGCATCTCAGATTGCAGCGCTCTGTCAGGTGCCACTGGATCAAGAAATCCTGCTGTTGAGATATCGACATCCCTGAACCTCATGGGGGATCACAAGCGTCCCCTGAAGCACAAACCAACCCTCTCCCCCTCCGGGGCTTCGATCTTGAGTGTGCTGAAGTGCGGTGAGCAGTGATGGCTTTGATGCCGAACCGGCATCATTCGTTCTTTCAGCTCTTTCACTTGCGGCAAAATGCAGGGTTGCTCTTCTCTGCCGCCTCTCTCATCGCTTTCCAGAAGGCCGCTTCTCTTTTGAGGGCTTCTGTCCCAAGTGGTTTCTTCACGGTGTTCACCTCCCTCGTTTGGTAGTGGAACGAGTCCAACACTTTGAGCCGGGCGCTATGACCGCAAAAGAAGAAATATATTCTGTGGAATACAGAGAGCCGTGCTTTGATCTTCAGCCATCCGCACAGGGGGGTGTGGACGGATGTATATGAGGGTCATTGCCTGAGTCCAGACGCACTCCCTCTCCAGAGTGTGACTATCATAGCCCTTCCATCTCCCGATTGTCAAGGGGATTTAAGATGGACGTGTTGGGCAAACTTCACCACCAGATCATTTTGGCATCGTCGATGCAATTCTCCAGATCGATCTCGGGGAACTCCTTGGGGTCTTTCAGTGCATCGATCTGGCAGAGAAACTCGTTACCGGCCCGATCCTTTACCCATACCATCGGCTTGTCTGTGCTCTTCTCTTCCACAGTGATCCTCCTAGCAAGTTCTGGCTCTCTTTTGGGTTAGAGGTGACCGATGTTTGCGTGTCCTTTGGCAGAAAAGGCGCTCCGTTCATGCTGAGCTTGTCGAAGTATGAACGTGGGTGTGATGCTCTTCTTTGCAGACAAATGCTAGAAGCGTTCCTTCAGGTTCCGGCGGAACAATGCCCGGTTCCAGCCACCCGCAGTGGAACGTATCTGCATGGCGCGGGGAACATACCGTAACCCCAGCACGATGAGAAGTCCTATTGAGTAGGTCACCATCGACGAGGATTCATAGACTAGCCAGGCGACGACGGGGAAGACCCACAGCGAAACACTATAGGCCAAGGTAATGAAACGGCTGATGATCAGGATCAGGGCAAACAGGGCAAGGTAGATGGGAATCCCCTGGGGCATCAGGGCAAACAGCACTCCGATGCAGGTGGCTCCGCCTTTCCCTCCGCGGAATTTCAGAAAGACCGGGTAGATGTGCCCCAGAATCACGGTTGCTCCGGCCAGCATCTGGATTGCCAGGGATTGGTCGAGCCACTGAACAAACAGGACCGCGCCCAGCCCTTTGGCGATATCGATCAAGAGGACCATTATCCCTTCGAATACCCCCACCCGATAGAGGGTATTCATGGCCCCCATGTTATGGCTGCCTTCCTGGCGGATATCGATGCCCTTACGCCATCGGCCCATCAGATAGGCCGTCGGGAAGGAGCCCAGGAGGTAGCTAACAAGCAGGCCGAGAAATATGCCCATATCCTCCCATCACGTGTTCGTTACGAATGGCTTGCTTTTATCAAGTTGGCTTATTGTACCACATCACATCCGGTGTTGAAGGAAGTCCGTTCCGTCAACACCCTCAGGAGACCGGCGACGCTCTTGGCATCGCAGATGTCCCCCTTGGCGATCAGGGCGGGTATATCCTGCAACGGCACGCGGAAGACATTCATGATCTCATCGCCATCGGGAGTCTCATCGGTCGGGGTCAATTCAGTGGCCAGATAGAGGTGAAGATACTCGGTGGAATACCCCGGTCC
Proteins encoded in this window:
- a CDS encoding glycerol-3-phosphate acyltransferase — translated: MGIFLGLLVSYLLGSFPTAYLMGRWRKGIDIRQEGSHNMGAMNTLYRVGVFEGIMVLLIDIAKGLGAVLFVQWLDQSLAIQMLAGATVILGHIYPVFLKFRGGKGGATCIGVLFALMPQGIPIYLALFALILIISRFITLAYSVSLWVFPVVAWLVYESSSMVTYSIGLLIVLGLRYVPRAMQIRSTAGGWNRALFRRNLKERF
- a CDS encoding sodium ion-translocating decarboxylase subunit beta; this translates as MNSLIKTGFDAFGWHQLVMVFVACLLVYLGIKKKWEPLLLIPLGFAILSVNLFAGLVDAQLDIKAPVNGEVTYVSPKLQELEEPDDDVKVEEGSLLFRITLPDGTVQDIVATEDGRIKKSDIHVAVGDAVYAHDPLVRLTQVSVLAEGASATGLFSRIFEFGIANGELIPCLIFLGLGTLTDFGPLIANPKMLFLGAAAQGGVFIAFFAALAVGEGWLGWTDFGIREAASIGIIGGADGPTTIFLTSRLSPQLLGTTAVAAYTYMAMVPLIQPPVIRLMTSKEERAIYMKPQLREVSRLEKILFPFIGAIAIILLVPESAPLISMFMFGNLLQVSGVVDRLAKTAGESFMDILIIFLGISVGSMMTAENFIKRDTLIIFGLGIFAFASATAIGIIFAKVMGKFSEEPINPLIGAAGVSAVPMSARVVQRMGQEANPRNFLIMHAMGPNVAGVIGTAVVAGALLGKIGG
- a CDS encoding radical SAM protein — encoded protein: MSISQQQDFLIQWHLTERCNLRCKHCYQSSPDTDEMSFPEILGVLDEIAQMFEAWSQAYNMAFSPSLTITGGEPFLRSDLFDILSAIREHGFEFSILSNGTLIDPMTARRLSELDVSGVQVSIEGPREIHEKIRGRGTFDSALEGVRNLVTEGIPVTLNATLSLLNADELMALVDVSLAAGVQKLGFSRLVPWGRGRALYDQALTPNRVQSLYEMLFSLNPDGLKLVSGDPLALQMQSQDSDPVTSDVPMGGCAAGVSGITLMPDGTVMPCRRLDIGIGNLRRDSLREIWATSEVLEALRDKNRYTGRCRSCRRWANCRGCRAIAYAWSGDFLSVDPQCFLPDNSIYEN
- a CDS encoding methyltransferase domain-containing protein translates to MAEAEMHPRRFHAHPDRLRSPERMARLEIDRVVGLSIEGLAPRSMIDIGTGTGVFAEAFEGIGLEVAGIDTSAEMLTIARSYVSSAKFVEAAAEAVPYPDRSFDLVFLGHLLHEADDPLKALKEARRLARMRVIVLEWPYREEEHGPPLKDRLSPDVIQGLTSQAGFHISERIGLMHMDLYRLTV